A region of Vitis vinifera cultivar Pinot Noir 40024 chromosome 13, ASM3070453v1 DNA encodes the following proteins:
- the LOC100244781 gene encoding protein DMP6 gives MEIKVEDEEFQIPNGQKVPLLQDMAMPRAEEKTLIQKAISQTFQSTAHLANLLPTGTVLAFQILSPIFSNQGDCDPVSRFMTAALVALCGVSCFLACFTDSIRDKDRNVCYGLATFRGLWVIDGSATITPELAAKYQLRFIDFMHAFMSILVFAAITLFDENVVQCFYPTPSDETKELLAALPVGIGVICSMLFVVFPTQRHGIGFPLSAN, from the coding sequence ATGGAAATCAAGGTTGAAGATGAGGAATTCCAGATTCCTAATGGCCAGAAAGTCCCTCTCCTGCAAGACATGGCCATGCCCCGAGCGGAAGAGAAGACTCTGATACAGAAGGCCATTAGCCAGACATTCCAGAGCACAGCTCATTTAGCCAATCTTTTGCCCACTGGAACTGTTCTTGCTTTCCAGATTCTGTCACCCATTTTTTCAAACCAAGGGGACTGTGATCCTGTCAGCCGATTCATGACTGCAGCTCTCGTAGCCCTTTGTGGGGTGTCGTGTTTTCTAGCGTGCTTCACTGACAGCATCAGGGACAAGGACAGAAATGTTTGTTATGGGTTGGCCACATTCCGGGGCTTGTGGGTTATTGATGGATCAGCTACCATCACACCTGAACTTGCTGCAAAATATCAGTTGAGGTTTATCGATTTCATGCATGCCTTCATGTCAATACTAGTCTTTGCGGCCATTACACTGTTTGATGAGAATGTGGTGCAGTGCTTCTACCCAACACCATCAGATGAAACCAAGGAGCTCCTCGCAGCACTCCCAGTTGGGATTGGAGTCATCTGCAGTATGTTGTTTGTTGTGTTCCCCACCCAGCGCCATGGAATTGGCTTCCCCCTCTCTGCGAACTAA